One genomic window of Streptomyces sp. NBC_01276 includes the following:
- a CDS encoding carbamoyltransferase C-terminal domain-containing protein, which translates to MITWGISALSHDASLAVVQDNRIAFAAHAERYSRIKNDALLHPRLIREAMSFGAPDEIVWYERPVLKKLRHLRAGQWGHATSASDLPRRYLRSAGLSHRTPVSIVGHHEAHAWAGIATSAFDEAAVIVADAIGEFDCFTVFGYSLESGLRLRYRRRYPHSLGLLYSAFTRRCGFKPNEDEYILMGMAAYGQPRHVDEILDTWITLDPPGYRLASNVHRGIGEWLPEARPEDLAASIQAVTERVLVEAAVWARKEVGAPNLILMGGVALNCVANSAIAREAGFSRLWIFPNPGDAGSSVGAAAAQLRKPLRWEGPYLGTRIERDLDIPAVVTSLSTDGVAAVANGAAEFGPRALGNRSLLADPRTANMKDRVNRVKGREKFRPFAPVIREELLHEYFDVPVPATPYMQFTARCREPEAFPAVVHVDGTSRVQSVAQRDHPVLYELLRQWETETGCPMLLNTSLNSRGEPLVNTWRDAEAFGDKEGVRVH; encoded by the coding sequence GTGATCACTTGGGGGATTTCAGCGCTGTCCCATGACGCGTCACTGGCCGTCGTACAGGACAATCGGATCGCGTTCGCCGCACACGCGGAACGCTATTCCCGGATCAAGAACGATGCCTTGCTGCATCCCCGACTGATCCGAGAAGCCATGAGTTTCGGCGCGCCGGACGAAATCGTCTGGTACGAGCGACCTGTATTGAAGAAACTCCGGCATCTGCGCGCCGGGCAGTGGGGCCACGCGACATCGGCATCCGACCTGCCTCGCAGGTACCTGAGAAGCGCCGGCCTGTCACACAGGACGCCCGTCTCGATCGTGGGGCACCACGAAGCGCACGCCTGGGCGGGGATCGCCACGAGCGCGTTCGACGAGGCGGCCGTCATAGTCGCGGATGCCATCGGAGAGTTCGACTGCTTCACGGTCTTCGGCTACTCCCTGGAATCAGGACTCCGGTTACGCTACCGCCGCCGCTACCCGCATAGTCTCGGGCTGTTGTACAGCGCCTTCACCCGGCGGTGCGGCTTCAAGCCGAACGAGGACGAGTACATCCTCATGGGCATGGCCGCGTACGGACAACCACGCCACGTTGACGAGATCCTCGACACCTGGATCACCCTGGATCCGCCCGGCTATCGGCTGGCCTCGAACGTCCATCGGGGCATCGGAGAATGGTTGCCCGAAGCTCGCCCCGAGGACCTCGCCGCGAGCATCCAGGCGGTCACCGAGAGGGTGCTCGTCGAAGCCGCCGTCTGGGCGCGCAAGGAGGTCGGCGCCCCCAATCTGATCCTCATGGGCGGAGTGGCGCTGAACTGCGTGGCCAACTCGGCGATCGCGCGCGAGGCGGGCTTCTCCCGGCTGTGGATCTTCCCGAATCCCGGGGACGCTGGCTCAAGCGTCGGAGCCGCAGCCGCTCAGCTGCGCAAGCCCCTGCGATGGGAGGGTCCGTACCTGGGGACCCGTATCGAGCGCGACCTCGACATCCCGGCCGTGGTGACCAGCCTGAGCACGGACGGCGTAGCCGCCGTCGCCAACGGCGCCGCCGAGTTCGGGCCAAGGGCCCTGGGCAACCGGTCCCTGCTCGCGGACCCGCGGACGGCGAACATGAAGGACCGTGTCAACAGAGTCAAGGGCCGGGAGAAGTTCAGGCCGTTCGCGCCCGTGATCCGGGAGGAACTGCTGCACGAGTACTTCGACGTACCCGTGCCGGCCACCCCGTACATGCAGTTTACCGCCAGGTGCCGTGAGCCGGAAGCGTTCCCCGCCGTGGTGCACGTGGACGGCACCAGCCGGGTACAGAGCGTCGCCCAGCGCGACCATCCCGTCCTGTACGAGCTGCTTCGGCAGTGGGAGACCGAGACGGGCTGCCCCATGCTCCTCAACACGAGCTTGAACTCCCGTGGAGAACCGCTCGTCAACACCTGGCGCGATGCCGAGGCCTTCGGGGACAAGGAAGGAGTGCGCGTCCATTGA